Part of the Grimontia kaedaensis genome is shown below.
AGGCGCATTTTCAGCGCCACTTCAAAAAGAAACTGGCAGTGACACCTAAGTACTACCAGTCCCATTTTATCGGCGACTAATCAGCCGAATCGGTAAGCATCCATCGCCAGTAGTTTGTCATCTTGCCAGCTTTGGTGAATGCGCTCTGCGTCGTCTTCCCCGCTTGCACCAAGCGCCGCAACCAATGGCAGGAAATGGTCATCCGTTGGGTGATTAAAGCGAGCATTCGGTGCGTCAGTCAGATAATTCACTACCGCTTCGTGGTCTTTATTTTGCAGCTTGTGCGCAATCCAATCCGTAAACGCTTCCGCCATCGCAGAGCCATTCGGCGTTTTCTGACGGCTGAAAATTTCACGAAGGTTGTGGGTTATCGCCCCTGAACCAATCAGCAAAATGTTTTCTTCTCTTAGCGGCGCGAGCACTTTCCCGAGCTCGTAGTTCATCTTTGTGCCTTGCTTACTGCTGATAGATACCTGCACCACCGGAATGTCCGCATCGGGATAAATCAGTCGTAGCGGGATCCAAACACCGTGGTCCCACCCTAAATTCTCATCTAACACTGCGCCAT
Proteins encoded:
- a CDS encoding DODA-type extradiol aromatic ring-opening family dioxygenase, with translation MNKTQPVLFLSHGGPTLAIDNSDASRFMKSLSGTLNKPKAIVIFSGHLDSDDDVVITSGVSPSVIYDFYGFPKPLYELTYPAPGAPDLAYKIADMVSASGYGAVLDENLGWDHGVWIPLRLIYPDADIPVVQVSISSKQGTKMNYELGKVLAPLREENILLIGSGAITHNLREIFSRQKTPNGSAMAEAFTDWIAHKLQNKDHEAVVNYLTDAPNARFNHPTDDHFLPLVAALGASGEDDAERIHQSWQDDKLLAMDAYRFG